A part of Mesoplodon densirostris isolate mMesDen1 chromosome 10, mMesDen1 primary haplotype, whole genome shotgun sequence genomic DNA contains:
- the RPSA gene encoding small ribosomal subunit protein uS2 isoform X2, with amino-acid sequence MSGALDVLQMKEEDVLKFLAAGTHLGGTNLDFQMEQYIYKRKSDGIYIINLKRTWEKLLLAARAIVAIENPADVSVISSRNTGQRAVLKFAAATGATPIAGRFTPGTFTNQIQAAFREPRLLVVTDPRADHQPLTEASYVNLPTIALCNTDSPLRYVDIAIPCNNKGAHSVGLMWWMLAREVLRMRGTISREHPWEVMPDLYFYRDPEEIEKEEQAAAEKAVTKEEFQGEWTAPAPEFTAAQPEVADWSEGVQVPSVPIQQFPTDWSAQPATEDWSAAPTAQATEWVGTTTEWS; translated from the exons ATGTCCGGAGCCCTTGATGTCCTGCAAATGAAGGAGGAGGATGTCCTCAAATTCCTTGCAGCAGGAACCCACTTAGGTGGCACCAACCTTGACTTCCAAATGGAACAGTACATCTACAAAAGGAAAAGTGATG GCATCTACATCATAAATCTGAAGAGAACCTGGGAGAAGCTTCTGTTGGCAGCTCGTGCCATTGTTGCCATTGAAAACCCAGCTGATGTCAGTGTCATATCCTCCAGGAATACTGGCCAG CGCGCTGTGCTGAAGTTTGCTGCTGCCACTGGAGCCACTCCTATTGCTGGCCGCTTCACTCCTGGAACCTTCACGAACCAGATCCAGGCAGCCTTCCGGGAGCCAAGACTTCTGGTGGTTACTGATCCCAGGGCTGACCACCAGCCTCTCACAGAGGCCTCTTACGTTAACCTGCCTACCATTGCTCTGTGTAACACAGACTCTCCTCTGCGGTATGTGGACATTGCCATCCCATGCAACAACAAG GGAGCTCACTCAGTGGGTCTGATGTGGTGGATGCTTGCCCGGGAAGTTCTGCGCATGCGTGGCACCATCTCCCGTGAACACCCATGGGAGGTCATGCCTGATCTCTACTTCTACAGAGATCCTGAAGAG attgaaaaggaagagcagGCGGCAGCTGAGAAGGCTGTGACCAAGGAGGAATTTCAGGGCGAATGGACCGCCCCAGCTCCTGAGTTCACTGCTGCTCAGCCTGAGGTGGCGGACTGGTCCGAAGGTGTGCAGGTGCCCTCTGTGCCTATTCAGCAGTTCCCCACTG ATTGGAGTGCTCAGCCTGCCACTGAAGACTGGTCTGCAGCTCCCACTGCTCAGGCCACCGAGTGGGTAGGAACAACCACTGAGTGGTCTTAA
- the RPSA gene encoding small ribosomal subunit protein uS2 isoform X1 — translation MSGALDVLQMKEEDVLKFLAAGTHLGGTNLDFQMEQYIYKRKSDGIYIINLKRTWEKLLLAARAIVAIENPADVSVISSRNTGQRAVLKFAAATGATPIAGRFTPGTFTNQIQAAFREPRLLVVTDPRADHQPLTEASYVNLPTIALCNTDSPLRYVDIAIPCNNKGAHSVGLMWWMLAREVLRMRGTISREHPWEVMPDLYFYRDPEEIEKEEQAAAEKAVTKEEFQGEWTAPAPEFTAAQPEVADWSEGVQVPSVPIQQFPTEDWSAQPATEDWSAAPTAQATEWVGTTTEWS, via the exons ATGTCCGGAGCCCTTGATGTCCTGCAAATGAAGGAGGAGGATGTCCTCAAATTCCTTGCAGCAGGAACCCACTTAGGTGGCACCAACCTTGACTTCCAAATGGAACAGTACATCTACAAAAGGAAAAGTGATG GCATCTACATCATAAATCTGAAGAGAACCTGGGAGAAGCTTCTGTTGGCAGCTCGTGCCATTGTTGCCATTGAAAACCCAGCTGATGTCAGTGTCATATCCTCCAGGAATACTGGCCAG CGCGCTGTGCTGAAGTTTGCTGCTGCCACTGGAGCCACTCCTATTGCTGGCCGCTTCACTCCTGGAACCTTCACGAACCAGATCCAGGCAGCCTTCCGGGAGCCAAGACTTCTGGTGGTTACTGATCCCAGGGCTGACCACCAGCCTCTCACAGAGGCCTCTTACGTTAACCTGCCTACCATTGCTCTGTGTAACACAGACTCTCCTCTGCGGTATGTGGACATTGCCATCCCATGCAACAACAAG GGAGCTCACTCAGTGGGTCTGATGTGGTGGATGCTTGCCCGGGAAGTTCTGCGCATGCGTGGCACCATCTCCCGTGAACACCCATGGGAGGTCATGCCTGATCTCTACTTCTACAGAGATCCTGAAGAG attgaaaaggaagagcagGCGGCAGCTGAGAAGGCTGTGACCAAGGAGGAATTTCAGGGCGAATGGACCGCCCCAGCTCCTGAGTTCACTGCTGCTCAGCCTGAGGTGGCGGACTGGTCCGAAGGTGTGCAGGTGCCCTCTGTGCCTATTCAGCAGTTCCCCACTG AAGATTGGAGTGCTCAGCCTGCCACTGAAGACTGGTCTGCAGCTCCCACTGCTCAGGCCACCGAGTGGGTAGGAACAACCACTGAGTGGTCTTAA